One region of Molothrus aeneus isolate 106 chromosome 1, BPBGC_Maene_1.0, whole genome shotgun sequence genomic DNA includes:
- the SS18 gene encoding protein SSXT isoform X1 has translation MSVAFAAPRQRGKGEITPAAIQKMLDENNHLIQCIMDYQNKGKTSECSQYQQMLHTNLVYLATIADSNQNMQSLLPAPPTQNMPMGPGGMSQSGPPPPPRSHNMPSDGMVGGGPPAPHMQNQMNGQMPGPNHMPMQGPGPNQLNMTNSSMNMPSSSHGSMGGYNHSVPSSQSMPVQNQMTMSQGQPMGNYGPRPNMNMQPNQGPMMHQQPPSQQYNMPQAGGQHYQGQQPPMGMMGQVNQGNHMMGQRQIPPYRPPQQGPPQQYSGQEDYYGDQYSHGGQGPPEGMNQQYYPDGHNDYGYQQPSYPEQGYDRPYEDSSQHYYEGGNSQYGQQQDAYQGPPQQQGYPPQQQQYPGQQGYPGQQQGYGPSQSGPGPQYPNYPQGQGQQYGGYRPTQPGPPQPPQQRPYGYDQGQYGNYQQ, from the exons ATGTCGGTGGCGTTCGCGGCCCCGAGGCAGCGGGGCAAGGGCGAGATCACGCCGGCTGCCATCCAGAAG ATGTTGGATGAAAACAACCATCTGATCCAGTGTATAATGGACTATCAGAACAAGGGAAAGACTTCTGAATGCTCTCA ATACCAGCAGATGCTGCATACAAACTTGGTTTACCTAGCCACTATAGCTGACTCCAACCAGAACATGCAGTCTCTGCTACCAGCA CCACCCACACAGAATATGCCTATGGGTCCGGGCGGGATGAGTCAGAGCGGCCCTCCCCCACCCCCGCGCTCGCACAACATGCCTTCAGATGGTATGGTAGGTGGGGGCCCTCCTGCACCACACATGCAGAACCAGATGAACGGCCAGATGCCTG gacCCAACCATATGCCTATGCAAGGGCCTGGACCTAACCAGCTCAATATGACAAACAGTTCCATGAATATGCCTTCAAGTAGCCACGGGTCCATGGGTGGCTATAATCACTCAGTGCCATCGTCACAGAGCATGCCAGTGCAGAATCAGATGACAATGAGCCAGGGACAGCCGATGGGCAACTATGGGCCCAGACCAAACATGAATATGCAACCAAACCAAG GTCCAATGATGCACCAGCAGCCTCCCTCCCAGCAATACAACATGCCACAGGCAGGTGGCCAGCATTACCAGGGGCAGCAGCCACCGATGGGAATGATGGGCCAAGTTAACCAAGGAAATCACATGATGGGGCAGAGACAGATTCCTCCATACAGGCCACCACAGCAAG GCCCACCACAGCAGTACTCAGGCCAGGAAGACTATTATGGGGACCAATACAGTCATGGTGGACAAGGTCCTCCAGAAGGCATGAACCAGCAATATTACCCTGATG GTCATAATGATTACGGTTATCAGCAACCGTCGTATCCTGAACAAGGCTACGATAGGCCTTATGAGGATTCCTCACAACATTACTACGAAGGAG GAAACTCGCAATATGGTCAGCAGCAAGATGCATATCAAGGACCACCCCAACAGCAGGGTTatccaccacagcagcagcaatatcCCGGCCAACAAGGCTATCCAGGACAACAGCAGGGTTATG GTCCTTCCCAGAGTGGTCCAGGGCCTCAGTATCCCAATTATccacagggacaaggacaaCAGTATGGGGGATACAGACCCACGCAGCCTGGGCCACCACAACCACCACAGCAGAGGCCTTACGGATATGACCAG gGTCAATATGGAAATTACCAACAGTGA
- the SS18 gene encoding protein SSXT isoform X2 codes for MSVAFAAPRQRGKGEITPAAIQKMLDENNHLIQCIMDYQNKGKTSECSQYQQMLHTNLVYLATIADSNQNMQSLLPAPPTQNMPMGPGGMSQSGPPPPPRSHNMPSDGMVGGGPPAPHMQNQMNGQMPGPNHMPMQGPGPNQLNMTNSSMNMPSSSHGSMGGYNHSVPSSQSMPVQNQMTMSQGQPMGNYGPRPNMNMQPNQGPMMHQQPPSQQYNMPQAGGQHYQGQQPPMGMMGQVNQGNHMMGQRQIPPYRPPQQGPPQQYSGQEDYYGDQYSHGGQGPPEGMNQQYYPDGNSQYGQQQDAYQGPPQQQGYPPQQQQYPGQQGYPGQQQGYGPSQSGPGPQYPNYPQGQGQQYGGYRPTQPGPPQPPQQRPYGYDQGQYGNYQQ; via the exons ATGTCGGTGGCGTTCGCGGCCCCGAGGCAGCGGGGCAAGGGCGAGATCACGCCGGCTGCCATCCAGAAG ATGTTGGATGAAAACAACCATCTGATCCAGTGTATAATGGACTATCAGAACAAGGGAAAGACTTCTGAATGCTCTCA ATACCAGCAGATGCTGCATACAAACTTGGTTTACCTAGCCACTATAGCTGACTCCAACCAGAACATGCAGTCTCTGCTACCAGCA CCACCCACACAGAATATGCCTATGGGTCCGGGCGGGATGAGTCAGAGCGGCCCTCCCCCACCCCCGCGCTCGCACAACATGCCTTCAGATGGTATGGTAGGTGGGGGCCCTCCTGCACCACACATGCAGAACCAGATGAACGGCCAGATGCCTG gacCCAACCATATGCCTATGCAAGGGCCTGGACCTAACCAGCTCAATATGACAAACAGTTCCATGAATATGCCTTCAAGTAGCCACGGGTCCATGGGTGGCTATAATCACTCAGTGCCATCGTCACAGAGCATGCCAGTGCAGAATCAGATGACAATGAGCCAGGGACAGCCGATGGGCAACTATGGGCCCAGACCAAACATGAATATGCAACCAAACCAAG GTCCAATGATGCACCAGCAGCCTCCCTCCCAGCAATACAACATGCCACAGGCAGGTGGCCAGCATTACCAGGGGCAGCAGCCACCGATGGGAATGATGGGCCAAGTTAACCAAGGAAATCACATGATGGGGCAGAGACAGATTCCTCCATACAGGCCACCACAGCAAG GCCCACCACAGCAGTACTCAGGCCAGGAAGACTATTATGGGGACCAATACAGTCATGGTGGACAAGGTCCTCCAGAAGGCATGAACCAGCAATATTACCCTGATG GAAACTCGCAATATGGTCAGCAGCAAGATGCATATCAAGGACCACCCCAACAGCAGGGTTatccaccacagcagcagcaatatcCCGGCCAACAAGGCTATCCAGGACAACAGCAGGGTTATG GTCCTTCCCAGAGTGGTCCAGGGCCTCAGTATCCCAATTATccacagggacaaggacaaCAGTATGGGGGATACAGACCCACGCAGCCTGGGCCACCACAACCACCACAGCAGAGGCCTTACGGATATGACCAG gGTCAATATGGAAATTACCAACAGTGA